The sequence below is a genomic window from Methanosarcinales archaeon Met12.
GCTATTCTATGGCAAGCGGTATTCTGCAACTCGTCTGGACGCTACTCCTGACTTTGTGAAACTTGCAGAGGCATATGGGGCACTTGGCATAGAAGTAACCAGGCCAGGGGAAGTAAAATCAGCTATCGAAGAGGCAGTAAACTCTGACAAGCCAGCAGTCATCGACTTCAAGGTCGCTCCCGAAGAAAATGTATTTCCGATGGTACCTGCAGGTGCAGCTATAAATGAGATAATAGGCTAAAGGAGAAAAGAGCATAATGAAGCATACGCTTTCAGTACTCGTAAAGAATAGGCCAGGCGTGCTGGCGCGCGTTTCCGGACTCTTCAGCAGACGCGGCTACAATATCGACAGCCTGAGTGTGGGACTAACTCAGAATCCCGATGTTTCGAGAATGACCATTGTAGTGGCAGGAGATGACCACGTCGTGGAACAGGTCGTTAAACAGCTGAACAAACTTATAGATGTCATCAAGGTCTTGGATCTTCGAGAAGGTGAGTCTGTTAATCGCGAGCTTGCACTGATTAAAGTGGAAGCTGAGCCAAAGACGCGCTCGGAAATCATGCAGATAGCAACCATTTTCAGGGCGCGAATCGTTGATGTGGGTGCCAGGACGTTGGTGATTGAGGTCACAGGTGATGATTCCAAGATAGATGCAATGGAACAACTATTGAGGCGATTCGGAATCAAAGAGATGGTGCGAACTGGAAGGGCATCTATGCTCAGGGGCACAAAGGGAACAGAGTAGGTGATATTTAATGGCAAAGATGTTTTATGACGAAGACGTGGACATAACAGTGCTTGAGGACAAAAAAATCGCAGTTATTGGCTATGGAAGCCAGGGGCACGCTCAGGCACAAAATTTGAGCGACTCTGGGCTGGACGTGGTGGTTGGCGTTAGAAAGTATGGCGGGAACTCATGGGACCAAGCACAAAAAGATGGTATGAAAGTCACTTCAATTAAAAAGGCTGCAGCGATGGCAGACGTCATACAGATACTGTTGCCAGACCATGTACAGGCAGCCGTCTATAAAGATGAGATACTCCCAGGGCTTGAGAAGGGCAATGCATTGGGATTTTCGCACGGATTCAACATACATTTCAAGCAGATAGTTCCGTTAAAAGATATAGATGTATTCATGGTAGCTCCCAAGAGTCCAGGCCATCTCGTCAGGCGGATGTATCAGGAAGGCGCAGGTGTGCCTGGCTTGCTTGCAGTTCACCAGGACAGTACTGGAAATGCGCGACGTATTGGGCTTGCATATGCCAAGGGAATTGGATGTACCAGGGCAGGGCTAATCGAGACGACGTTCAGCGAAGAGACGGTGACGGATTTATTTGGCGAGCAGGTGGACCTGTGCGGCGGCGTCACCGAGATGATCAAAGCGACATTTGAGACGTTGGTAAAGGCGGGCTACCAACCAGAGGTCGCATACTTTGAATCACTGCATGAGCTCAAACTGATCGTCGATTTGATATATGAGGGTGGTCTGGTATCGATGTGGCATTCGGTATCTGATACTGCAGAATACGGCGGTCTGACAAGGGGCAGGAGGATAATAAACCAACAATCCAGAGATGCCATGCTGGAAATTCTGAGGGAGATTCAAGAAGGAGAGTTCGCCAGGGAGTGGATTCGGGAGAATCAAACCGGCCGTCGCGTTTTCAACACACTGGTCGCCCATGAATCCGAGCACCAAATCGAGGAAGTCGGTAAAAAACTAAGAGCTATGATGCCGTGGCTGGAGAAGTGATTTTCCAATTACTACAGTAATCTTATAACTGGATATAAATGTAATTTGATGGCTTCTTTGATGTTTTTCTTGGCATCCCCCTCTTGTTTTACCTGTGAGAAATACAGCCCGGCAGAGAGGGCACGGTTGCAATATGCCAGCCATCTTCGTCTCGTTCGATTAGGACTTTGAATTTCATCATGGACACCTTTACAAGCGTATAAGTTTGTTTCTGCACCAGATGGAACATCTGGTGGATGTCACAGTTCGGAGAACTGTGAGAGTTGTAGTCCCCGTGGGACTTCAACAGTTGTAATCCCGCAGGGATTTCAACAACTTTAAAAACTTTGCACTGACCCCCCCCATCCAAGAATTGATCTCTTCATGGAAAAACTTTGTAAATATCATTTCTACTCTTCACCCTGTAAAAGATGATCTTGTTCTTTGATTCTACCTTACATCCTATTCTATAATCACCTACCCTTATCTGATAATAATCTCTGTATCCTCGCATCTTTCTTATATCCAGTGTGCCAAAGATATTATCGAGTTCAGAAATTTCCTCAAAGACCAATTTCTCAATCCGTTCTCGATAAACTGACGCAGATTTGCTAGATCCTTTAAAAACGTCTTTTTATAAAAGCAGGTTACCATATCAATCCTTTTTTAAGGTCTCATAGTACCTTTTTGCACTGTCTGAAGATAAAACCTCTTCACCCTCAACTTCCTCCATATACTTGCCAAGACCAAAGCTTTCAAGGATTTCTTCCACTTTTTCAAATGTGTCTATGTCTATCAAAACAGCTCTCTTCATGTTATCATTAGTCACTACATACTCCTTTTTTATTTCAAGCATTGTTCAATACCCTCCCATGTTTACATTCTTTATATCGCTATAGCATTTATATATCTACTCACCATCATGACATCCTTCCTGTCGCTTTATCTATCCTGTATTCACCTGCATTCTCAGAGATGATTTCACCTGTGAACATGTTGACGATTTGGATGGTAACTAGCCAGTGATCTCTTTTGTCCTCTGCAACTGCAACAGCTTTCTGTTCCGGAATCATCACCCTGTCCTTCCACCATTCTAAGAGCGCTATCTTCTCTGCCTCTATTTTTGAGATTACGTATACTTTCATGATATCTCTCGTCTCTGAATCTATGAAGACGACCGGGTCATCGATGGTCTCATTCCCTATTCTTCGTGTGACTTTGACGACCCATACCCCACCTTCCTCAGAAAAAACTATGTCTCCTTGCTCAGATGCTTCTTTGAACTCTGGAACCTGCATCGCAATCGAGATGGCTTCTTCTCTTGGCGATTGAATGCAGCCAGCGGCAAATATCACCGAGAACAACAGGACGATGGCAATAATCTTCTTCATTTTATCTCCCTATAACATAAACTCAAACCGATATATATATAATCCTCATCTCATTAATATTCATCTGGGGCTGGTTTATTCGAGGTACCATCATGAAAGGCATCCTGCTGAAAATAACTTCTGTATTTATATGTCTTCTTTTTGTGACGAGCACAGCATTTGCGTTCTCACCCCCCCCAGTGATTTTAAAGAACGCGACTTTAAAGAACAAGTCTTGCCCCTACAAGACCTGAATCCAAAGATAGACTCACTTTTGGAAGCGGAAATAAAAGCCCGTCCCGTGGAAAAGATTTCAATTATAATAATGCTGAAAGAGCAGCCGGGAGACATTCCGAGAGACACTTTTGAGGTTGGGGAATTTTCCATCCAAGAAGCAAAATCACTGGCAACAACAACTCAGATGTTGCTGATGTCATCTTTGGGGCAGATGCAAGCAGAGAACATGAAACAACACTGGATCATCAATGCGATATCTGCAAGAGTTTCAGCAGATAGGATTGATGAGATTGCTGCAAGAGTGGATGTGGAGGAGGTGTGGCTTGATAGGAGGGTGTATCTTATTGAGCCTAGTGTATCTCCATTATGGACACCTATGGATTACGGGGATGGGCAGATAGGTGCAAATATATTGTGGGGTATGGGGTTTAATGGAACTGGAATTAATATATCTATACTAGATACGGGAATTAATAAATCGCATCCTGATCTTACTGGGAGAGTTATATTAGAGCGGGACTTTACAAGTTCGGCAAATGGTACTTTTGATATGCATGGACATGGTACTCATGTTGCAGGAATTGCCGCAGGAGCGCGTAATATAACCTCTAATGTTTCAGGTGTTGCATATAATGCATCGATTTTCAATGCAAAGGTGCTTGGAGATGGTGGGTGGGGTCTTGATAGCTGGATCATCGCTGGCGTAGGGTGGTCGGTGAGTAACCATTCAGATATAATCTGCATGAGTCTTGGTGCCTGGCAGAGTGCTGGTGATGGGAGAGATCCACTTTCTAGAGCAGTGACAAATGCAGTTGCACGTAGGGTTGTTGTAGTGGTTGCGGCTGGGAATTCGGGTCCAGGTGAAGCCACAATTACAAGGCCAGCAGTCGCATACGGTGCGATAGCAGTGGCTGCATCTGATATCAATGGTATTATTGCAAACTTCAGCTCAAGAGGTCCAACTGGAGATGGTAGAATTGGCGTGGATTTGGCTGCACCGGGTGTTGATATACGAGCACCGCGTGCACAATGGGAAGATGGCCGTGGTATGTATGTGAATCATCCAGGAACTTCAATGTCTGCCCCACATGTGGCAGGTGCTGCTGCAATTTTGCTTCAAGTTAATTCGACTCTTACGCCCGCAGAAGTTGAGAGGGCATTGAAAAACTCTGCTGATAATTTAGGCTATAATGTTCTTGAGCAGGGTGCAGGAAGGCTGAATATAATAGATGCCTATGATGCACTGACGAATGGCACCTTGGCTGACCATGAATGGTATGTTCCAAATATGTTGGCAGGAAGGTCTAACACAACGACTTTCACAGTACATAATAGAAATACGACGGCAAACGTAACGCTGAGCATAACCAAGTCAAACATGACCGACACACAAGGCGTTGATATCGGTGACTGGATAACTCTAAACACAACAAACTTGTTCGTCCTAAATAGGAGCAGTGCAATCTTTAATGTAACGATGAGAGTGCCATCCACAGCAGTAGGAACGTATGTTGGCAGTATAACACTCGTCAACACCACAAATGTGCCGATGACAAACATAACGATTCCCGTCTCTGTCAATGTAATGCAAAGAGTGGACGGCATTACGATTAGGCACATAACAGGAACGGTGGGTGAACGTGGAGATTGGATCTATTACACCCTTGATGTCCAATCAGGACTCACCAACATGTATCTTAGCTTGAACTGGACCAATGCAACCAATGACCTTAACTTATTTTTGTTCAATACAACAGGTGAACTTGTAAGAGTCCCTCGGCTTGACAAACGCCCAGAGACAATTTCCGTTGTCAATCCAAAACATGGAACATGGACAGTTGCCATAAATGCATGGAATCTCATAACAGCATTAGAGACTTATACTCTGACAGTCATGGGGGTACCTGCACATGCACCTGCACCCGGTCCAGTAGTAGGCTTGAATGTCACGATTAATGAAACTGCGGGCATAGCTATACGACAACCAAATGCTGTTAACTTCACGATTCAGTTCAATACAACCAATCGAACTGATCCAGCAAACACTACTTGGTTTATAAACATCACGCCTGTTACAGTCACTGGTATTAACATATCAGGTGTAAACGTCACTGTCACTGTCCGAGACTCTCTAAATGCAACATTGACTAGTCACAATACCACTTTCCGGATAAACGGCACAGCTGATGCAGTATTTAATGTCTGGGTAAGACACCAGAATAACACAACCGAGATTGCAACTCTTATTGGGTTTATTTTTGACGGCACCACTCCAACTGTCACCGCCATAGGTCCCATCGGTCTACATGTTAAAAATGGCACGATTCTGCGTCTAAACGCCACAGTTACCGACGCTTTATCTGGCGTCAGGAATGCTACCGTAAATGTTTCCAGCGTAAATGCGACGGTTGGAACTGCTATACTCACGAATGTCACAGGTTTCTGGACAAATAGTACAGTAATCGTTGGCACAGCTGTCGAGGGATTGCACAATCTAACGATAACTGCCTTTGACAACGCTACCAATTTCAATAATACGGTCAATCTAACGGTTCGTGTGGATAACACCCTACCAACCGTAACCATCTCGAGTTCAGCAGGCACATCCACATTTGCAACTTCGACGGTGATATCTGGTACGGTAACAGAAGTCAATCTTCATACACTCACGTTCAATGGAGCACCAATAACTCCTGCAGCCTCTTACAGCAGAGAAGTATCACTATCCGTTGGATATAACACGTTCACAGTCGTGGCAACCGATCTTGCCGGGAATAGTCTGACGCAGACAATCACAGTAAAGAGATTGTTGGCTGATGGTGCTGCTCCCGCACCTGCACCTGCTCCCGCACCTGCACCTGCTCCCGCACCTGCACCTGCTCCCACGCCAACACCTACACCAACACCTACTCCGACGCCAGTAGTAACGCCAACTCCAACGCCAACACCAGTACCAACGCCAGAGCC
It includes:
- the ilvN gene encoding acetolactate synthase small subunit → MKHTLSVLVKNRPGVLARVSGLFSRRGYNIDSLSVGLTQNPDVSRMTIVVAGDDHVVEQVVKQLNKLIDVIKVLDLREGESVNRELALIKVEAEPKTRSEIMQIATIFRARIVDVGARTLVIEVTGDDSKIDAMEQLLRRFGIKEMVRTGRASMLRGTKGTE
- a CDS encoding type II toxin-antitoxin system HicB family antitoxin; this translates as MKSHGDYNSHSSPNCDIHQMFHLVQKQTYTLVKVSMMKFKVLIERDEDGWHIATVPSLPGCISHR
- a CDS encoding S8 family serine peptidase, translating into MPLQDLNPKIDSLLEAEIKARPVEKISIIIMLKEQPGDIPRDTFEVGEFSIQEAKSLATTTQMLLMSSLGQMQAENMKQHWIINAISARVSADRIDEIAARVDVEEVWLDRRVYLIEPSVSPLWTPMDYGDGQIGANILWGMGFNGTGINISILDTGINKSHPDLTGRVILERDFTSSANGTFDMHGHGTHVAGIAAGARNITSNVSGVAYNASIFNAKVLGDGGWGLDSWIIAGVGWSVSNHSDIICMSLGAWQSAGDGRDPLSRAVTNAVARRVVVVVAAGNSGPGEATITRPAVAYGAIAVAASDINGIIANFSSRGPTGDGRIGVDLAAPGVDIRAPRAQWEDGRGMYVNHPGTSMSAPHVAGAAAILLQVNSTLTPAEVERALKNSADNLGYNVLEQGAGRLNIIDAYDALTNGTLADHEWYVPNMLAGRSNTTTFTVHNRNTTANVTLSITKSNMTDTQGVDIGDWITLNTTNLFVLNRSSAIFNVTMRVPSTAVGTYVGSITLVNTTNVPMTNITIPVSVNVMQRVDGITIRHITGTVGERGDWIYYTLDVQSGLTNMYLSLNWTNATNDLNLFLFNTTGELVRVPRLDKRPETISVVNPKHGTWTVAINAWNLITALETYTLTVMGVPAHAPAPGPVVGLNVTINETAGIAIRQPNAVNFTIQFNTTNRTDPANTTWFINITPVTVTGINISGVNVTVTVRDSLNATLTSHNTTFRINGTADAVFNVWVRHQNNTTEIATLIGFIFDGTTPTVTAIGPIGLHVKNGTILRLNATVTDALSGVRNATVNVSSVNATVGTAILTNVTGFWTNSTVIVGTAVEGLHNLTITAFDNATNFNNTVNLTVRVDNTLPTVTISSSAGTSTFATSTVISGTVTEVNLHTLTFNGAPITPAASYSREVSLSVGYNTFTVVATDLAGNSLTQTITVKRLLADGAAPAPAPAPAPAPAPAPAPAPTPTPTPTPTPTPVVTPTPTPTPVPTPEPTPTPTPEPTPVEIEPTPTPVPTPVPTPTPEPEPEPELKPWYVIPGFGAIFAILGLLAVAYLLRRGRL
- the ilvC gene encoding ketol-acid reductoisomerase; the protein is MAKMFYDEDVDITVLEDKKIAVIGYGSQGHAQAQNLSDSGLDVVVGVRKYGGNSWDQAQKDGMKVTSIKKAAAMADVIQILLPDHVQAAVYKDEILPGLEKGNALGFSHGFNIHFKQIVPLKDIDVFMVAPKSPGHLVRRMYQEGAGVPGLLAVHQDSTGNARRIGLAYAKGIGCTRAGLIETTFSEETVTDLFGEQVDLCGGVTEMIKATFETLVKAGYQPEVAYFESLHELKLIVDLIYEGGLVSMWHSVSDTAEYGGLTRGRRIINQQSRDAMLEILREIQEGEFAREWIRENQTGRRVFNTLVAHESEHQIEEVGKKLRAMMPWLEK